The Pseudomonas parafulva genome includes a window with the following:
- a CDS encoding transporter substrate-binding domain-containing protein, whose amino-acid sequence MSFSYKKLSAALALTCVSWAAVPTVQAADLPAVPPAIKEADHLRAGVRCDQPPYGYQDKKGEFAGVEVEMAKQISLWALGSKDKVSFTCVTAENRVPQLLGRKVDLLIATLGVTPERQRVIDFTTPYRWGASDVVVKKDSPARAIADLKGKTLATLKGSVQAKWFEDHMPDVKTLRMNSAADALQAFRQGRADAYTHDAATLVVVADNDQNARLIGQPFQISDAAIGVRKSEAQWRDFLSAAVLRMREEHLFRGWVQQFVPENIQSYYISVFEQAKPAEAL is encoded by the coding sequence ATGTCGTTCTCGTATAAGAAACTAAGCGCTGCACTGGCCCTGACGTGCGTGTCGTGGGCGGCGGTACCCACCGTTCAGGCCGCCGACCTGCCCGCCGTCCCCCCAGCCATCAAGGAGGCGGACCACCTGCGCGCTGGCGTGCGCTGCGACCAGCCACCGTATGGCTACCAGGACAAAAAGGGTGAATTCGCCGGCGTCGAGGTCGAGATGGCCAAGCAGATTTCGCTATGGGCCCTGGGCTCGAAGGACAAGGTCAGCTTCACCTGCGTGACCGCCGAAAACCGTGTGCCGCAGTTGCTGGGGCGCAAGGTGGACTTGCTGATCGCCACCCTGGGCGTCACCCCGGAACGCCAACGGGTGATCGACTTCACCACGCCCTACCGGTGGGGCGCCAGTGACGTGGTGGTAAAGAAGGACAGCCCGGCCCGCGCGATCGCCGACCTTAAGGGCAAGACCCTCGCCACGCTCAAAGGGTCGGTGCAGGCCAAATGGTTCGAAGACCACATGCCCGACGTCAAGACCCTGCGCATGAACAGCGCCGCCGATGCCTTGCAAGCCTTTCGCCAGGGCCGCGCCGACGCCTACACCCACGATGCCGCCACCCTCGTGGTGGTCGCCGACAACGACCAGAATGCCCGCCTGATAGGTCAACCGTTCCAGATCTCCGACGCGGCCATCGGCGTGCGCAAGAGTGAAGCGCAGTGGCGCGACTTCCTGAGCGCGGCGGTGTTGCGCATGCGTGAAGAACACCTGTTCCGAGGCTGGGTGCAGCAGTTCGTACCCGAAAACATCCAAAGCTACTACATCAGCGTCTTCGAGCAGGCCAAGCCTGCCGAAGCGCTTTGA
- a CDS encoding LysR substrate-binding domain-containing protein produces MAINFKQIETFRAVMLSGSMTAAAQALHTSQPNVSRLIAQLERANGFKLFERVGGRLLPTDEGAQFFADVERAFIGLHSLETSAEHLKRGGTGQLRIGAVPSLTHGLLPKIIQRFRQQNPHVHISIHTNDSPNVAHWAATRFCDVCLVSYVAEDMAGVQSQIICDVPGVCIFPKGHRLGALQAVTPADLKGEEFISLSHTDGSRTRLDRLFAEDDPRVLNLDATHAATVCSLVGLGLGVSVVSPLVAAEYLHTGIDIRPFTPQLRFYTYLLLSSDRPENVLTRRFRVLAGEMLGEAAQACIVGLGT; encoded by the coding sequence ATGGCCATCAATTTCAAGCAGATCGAAACCTTCCGCGCGGTCATGCTCAGCGGCTCCATGACAGCAGCGGCGCAGGCGCTGCATACCTCCCAGCCCAATGTCAGCCGGCTGATTGCGCAACTGGAACGGGCCAATGGGTTCAAGTTGTTCGAACGGGTAGGGGGGCGTTTGCTGCCAACCGATGAGGGCGCGCAGTTTTTCGCCGACGTAGAGCGCGCCTTCATCGGGCTGCACAGCCTGGAAACCTCCGCCGAGCACCTCAAGCGCGGCGGTACCGGGCAGTTGCGGATCGGTGCGGTGCCGTCCCTGACCCATGGTCTGCTGCCCAAGATCATCCAGCGCTTTCGCCAGCAGAACCCGCACGTTCATATTTCCATCCACACCAACGACTCGCCGAACGTGGCGCACTGGGCCGCGACCCGGTTCTGCGATGTGTGCCTGGTGTCCTATGTGGCCGAGGACATGGCGGGCGTGCAGTCCCAGATCATCTGCGATGTCCCTGGCGTGTGCATCTTCCCCAAGGGCCACCGGCTCGGTGCCTTGCAAGCCGTGACGCCTGCTGACCTCAAGGGCGAAGAATTCATTTCGCTTTCGCATACCGACGGCTCCCGCACGCGGCTCGACCGGCTGTTCGCCGAGGATGACCCGCGGGTGCTCAACCTGGACGCCACCCATGCCGCCACCGTGTGCTCACTGGTCGGGCTAGGGCTGGGGGTGAGCGTGGTCAGTCCGCTAGTGGCGGCAGAATACTTGCACACCGGCATCGACATACGGCCGTTTACGCCGCAGTTGCGGTTCTACACGTATCTGCTCCTCTCATCCGACCGGCCTGAGAACGTGCTGACTCGACGGTTTCGGGTGTTGGCGGGGGAGATGTTGGGGGAGGCGGCGCAGGCATGTATCGTAGGCCTTGGGACGTAG
- a CDS encoding ATP-binding protein — translation MRSLRQRTLWRVMLLLLIGTGLLALYNYHDSRHEINEVYDAHLAQNARLLQGVMSMPVQGGARDELYRAFNTALAQAGRHRVGHPYESKLAFQVWDENAALMVQTPSAPRLDPRPRRPGFYDFTSNDEQWRGFVLPVPDKGWVIWVGERDDVRYDLIDRIVRHTLMPFLVGGLALAVLVWAAIGWGLKPLKNMADVIRARHAESLEPLQLVPLPSELEPMQAALNRLLAQIKDLLRREHRFIADAAHEMRTPLAVLRLHAQNALAASNEAERTKALTFLMGGVDRLTRVVNQLLTLARVEPRIGQRPHEHVDLAEVVTDILAELTPWILDKGLEPSLEIEGGEHRVAVDASALGIALQNLMSNAVEHSPLGGRITVSLRGNDERVELVVQDEGPGIDEASLSRVFERFYSRNSPNGAGLGLSIVAAIMEHLGGRVVLKNRAPGGLEAALLLPRE, via the coding sequence ATGAGGTCGCTACGCCAGCGCACGCTGTGGCGCGTCATGCTCTTGCTGCTGATCGGCACCGGCTTGCTGGCGTTGTACAACTACCATGACAGCCGCCATGAAATTAACGAAGTGTACGACGCGCACCTTGCCCAGAATGCTCGCCTGCTGCAGGGAGTAATGAGCATGCCGGTTCAAGGCGGCGCACGTGACGAGCTGTACCGTGCCTTCAACACCGCGCTGGCCCAGGCGGGCCGCCACCGGGTAGGGCATCCCTACGAGAGCAAGCTGGCCTTCCAGGTCTGGGACGAAAACGCCGCACTGATGGTGCAAACGCCCAGCGCACCTCGTCTGGATCCGCGGCCCAGGCGGCCTGGGTTTTACGATTTCACCAGCAACGACGAGCAATGGCGCGGTTTCGTGCTACCGGTGCCCGACAAAGGCTGGGTGATCTGGGTGGGTGAGCGCGATGACGTGCGCTATGACTTGATCGACCGAATCGTTCGTCACACCCTGATGCCATTTCTGGTGGGCGGCCTGGCGCTTGCCGTGCTGGTATGGGCCGCCATCGGCTGGGGGCTCAAGCCGTTGAAGAACATGGCCGACGTCATTCGCGCGCGGCATGCCGAATCACTCGAACCGCTGCAACTGGTGCCGCTGCCCTCGGAGCTCGAACCCATGCAGGCTGCCCTCAATCGCTTGCTGGCCCAGATCAAGGACCTGCTGCGCCGTGAACATCGCTTCATTGCCGACGCTGCTCACGAAATGCGAACACCCTTGGCGGTGCTGCGCCTGCATGCGCAGAACGCACTGGCTGCCAGCAACGAAGCCGAACGCACCAAGGCCTTGACGTTCCTGATGGGCGGCGTTGATCGATTGACGCGGGTGGTCAACCAACTGCTGACACTGGCCCGGGTGGAGCCTCGAATCGGCCAGCGCCCCCATGAGCACGTCGACCTTGCCGAGGTGGTCACTGACATCCTGGCCGAGCTTACCCCCTGGATACTGGACAAAGGCCTGGAACCCTCCCTGGAAATAGAGGGCGGCGAGCACCGTGTAGCCGTCGATGCCAGCGCGTTGGGCATTGCGCTGCAGAACCTGATGTCCAATGCAGTCGAGCACTCGCCCCTTGGGGGGCGCATCACCGTCTCGCTGCGGGGCAACGATGAGCGTGTCGAATTGGTGGTGCAGGACGAAGGGCCAGGTATCGACGAGGCGAGCCTCTCGCGGGTGTTCGAACGTTTCTACAGCCGCAACAGCCCCAACGGCGCTGGCCTTGGGCTGTCGATCGTGGCAGCCATCATGGAGCACCTGGGTGGCCGGGTGGTCCTGAAAAACCGGGCGCCAGGTGGGCTTGAGGCTGCGCTGCTCCTACCGAGGGAATAA